A window of Mucilaginibacter robiniae genomic DNA:
GGTAACTTCACTCATCGGACAAGATATGTATCTGTGGGTTCGATGGCGGGCGACAAAATACAGCTATCGGCAGAAATCTTAAGAAGCGTAGACCTGCACCTGACCGGTTCGGGACTGGGTAGCTGGACCAAAGAGCAGATGAGCGTGCTCTTGACGGAGATTCTTCCTGCAATGCTTCAACTCGCATCCGAGGGCAAGATCAAAGTTGATGTGGAAACCATCGGGATTTCAGATATGGAAAGCATCTGGGAAATGGAGGTAGCGGACGGAAAACGACTGGTGGCGCTTTTCTAAGCAGTTATATGCGCACATGATGAATGAGCTTTGAAGCAAAGTAACTT
This region includes:
- a CDS encoding zinc-binding dehydrogenase, with amino-acid sequence MYGAKKIIATGRNEQSLKDLLELGVDAVITIRQDDKSFIEQIKNIHRATPIDVVVDYIWGHPTEMILEALKGEGNFTHRTRYVSVGSMAGDKIQLSAEILRSVDLHLTGSGLGSWTKEQMSVLLTEILPAMLQLASEGKIKVDVETIGISDMESIWEMEVADGKRLVALF